Proteins found in one Methanobacterium sp. genomic segment:
- a CDS encoding MFS transporter yields the protein MNSADNSFKVNNDVKIAALLVATIASFFTPFMGTSVNIALPTIGLDFGADAIVLNWITNGFLLAAAIFAVPFGRLADIHGMKKIFTYGIIIFTVASLFCALAPSPFILIASRVMQGIGSAMIFVTGLAIITAVYPPQHRGKAIGINVAAVYVGLSLGPVISGLMTQYFGWRSLFLFMLPFGFLVVGIVFWKLHDEWAASRGEKFDFIGSVIYSLMLFLVMYGFSSLPKIDGSIMLIMGVIGFLAFIKWELRIKNPVFNIRLFKNTAFTFSSMAALINYSATFAVSLLLSYYLQYIKGFEPHTAGLILVFQPILMAVTAPVAGRMSDRFDARIIATAGMATVTIALFTLTFLNVNTPLTDIIIGLMVLGFGFGLFSSPNTNVIMGSVERKFYGVASATVSTMRLIGQTMSIGIATLVFALFIGRVQITPNQYPELLNSIQLCFVVFTILCFVGVFVSWYRGNNKG from the coding sequence ATGAACTCCGCTGATAATTCTTTTAAAGTTAATAACGATGTTAAAATAGCTGCACTTTTAGTGGCGACCATAGCCTCTTTTTTCACACCATTTATGGGAACATCAGTTAATATTGCGCTGCCTACCATAGGATTGGATTTTGGGGCAGATGCTATTGTTTTGAATTGGATTACCAATGGATTTCTTCTGGCAGCAGCCATCTTTGCAGTTCCATTCGGCCGATTGGCGGATATACATGGGATGAAAAAGATTTTCACTTATGGAATTATTATATTCACAGTGGCATCACTTTTTTGTGCATTAGCACCTTCACCATTCATTCTTATAGCTTCCAGGGTCATGCAGGGAATTGGGTCAGCAATGATCTTTGTCACTGGATTGGCCATAATCACCGCAGTGTATCCACCACAACACAGGGGAAAGGCCATAGGAATTAATGTTGCAGCAGTTTATGTTGGACTCTCTTTAGGGCCTGTGATTAGTGGACTAATGACCCAGTATTTTGGTTGGAGGAGTTTATTCTTATTTATGTTACCTTTTGGGTTCTTGGTGGTAGGCATTGTATTTTGGAAGCTCCATGATGAATGGGCTGCTTCCAGAGGAGAAAAATTCGACTTTATAGGTTCTGTAATTTACAGTCTCATGCTTTTTTTGGTAATGTACGGATTTTCAAGTCTGCCAAAAATTGATGGCTCGATTATGTTAATAATGGGAGTTATTGGCTTTTTAGCATTCATTAAATGGGAACTCCGCATTAAAAATCCTGTTTTCAATATCCGACTATTTAAAAATACCGCATTTACTTTTTCAAGTATGGCTGCTCTTATTAATTACAGCGCTACATTTGCAGTTTCTCTTTTGTTAAGTTATTATCTTCAGTACATTAAAGGATTCGAACCACATACTGCAGGATTAATACTAGTTTTCCAACCCATACTGATGGCTGTAACTGCCCCAGTTGCTGGCAGGATGTCAGATCGATTTGATGCTAGAATCATTGCCACTGCTGGGATGGCCACTGTTACCATTGCCCTGTTTACATTAACCTTCTTAAATGTAAACACACCCCTCACTGATATTATTATTGGATTGATGGTTTTAGGATTCGGATTTGGACTTTTTTCCTCACCTAACACCAATGTGATTATGGGTTCAGTGGAACGTAAATTCTATGGAGTGGCTTCAGCCACTGTGAGTACCATGAGACTCATAGGACAGACCATGAGCATTGGAATAGCCACTCTTGTCTTTGCATTATTCATTGGAAGGGTGCAGATAACTCCAAACCAGTACCCTGAATTGTTAAATAGTATACAGCTTTGCTTTGTGGTATTCACCATACTGTGCTTTGTAGGGGTCTTTGTATCATGGTACAGGGGAAATAATAAGGGTTAG
- a CDS encoding AAA family ATPase, whose amino-acid sequence MIIEKIHMENFKSHKNTQIEFGTGISLIIGGNGAGKSSILEAVSFALFKQHTSKRIDQLITIGKKRMSVEIQFNANGRTYRVLRERTKTSSKAIMSIQEQGRFQPLVSGDKQVSTEIQNILEMDGDLFLNAVYVRQGEIADLIEKTSSEKKQMIGRLLGIDSLEKAWKNMKILLDKYNENKLRLDGKLESFNELKEELSSKKEQKTKFNTKIKKLNHEIEEKIIDSNMLKEKKEILDKRYFQYEKSTTLLNSQKHFLSQLEKTKNDLNTQLNEIENKEEEINKIKPKLSKLKVLQSLQEKNKELINVNKEKNKLIKILDDIEKFKKILNDNEQFYNDYSLLNSAIHDLQYAKEQFEGSRVLFQQYSARKSETTTKINQSTEKTKNILEKYNSILNQSFNSIEEFETYLSKFKPKLEIKIQETTETIQKMQRELSNIQVKNRELKKPILELKKVKNLCPICKSTITPDKRNELINDYQSDIEVNLLRSNELKQKLIEIKAEKENLDVQHSKIQKINLDVLKEHQKSVEEYNKEMEKINSNLEELKENIILLEGIEKDIEHKKSQIDSIKGNYEIYIGAKGSIESLGNIKKHSSNLDELNTSVRDLRKEISALMELAGDSVENLPEEIAYLEGMNQKYQRLLGEVSQKEALLQKNDENQNDIQKTTTEINKLNKKIEELKYNKKSHKKVENEWNLKKEELNDLKGKKQSFLGQIKQLSASVEELGGKIRSYEKYEKELLNLKDFLKLLSLIRDIYGKDGAQKELRNISRPLIEEKTRDLFERFNFEYSDIKLDDDYDVTIYGPTGKSSLDMISGGEKIAVALALRLGITQVLSGGSLELIMLDEPTIHLDAYRRQELIDLLKKMSIIPQMIIVTHDTDLEDAADNILRIEKEEGNSFIIES is encoded by the coding sequence ATGATCATTGAAAAAATCCATATGGAAAACTTCAAATCCCATAAGAATACTCAAATCGAATTTGGCACAGGAATTTCTCTAATAATAGGGGGAAATGGTGCGGGTAAGTCCAGCATCCTTGAAGCAGTGAGTTTCGCACTTTTTAAACAGCACACCAGTAAAAGAATTGACCAACTGATCACAATTGGTAAAAAAAGGATGTCAGTTGAAATCCAGTTTAATGCCAATGGCCGAACCTACCGAGTTTTAAGAGAGCGCACAAAAACGTCATCCAAAGCTATTATGAGTATTCAAGAACAAGGTAGATTTCAACCATTAGTTTCCGGTGATAAACAAGTTTCAACAGAGATTCAAAATATTTTAGAGATGGATGGAGATCTGTTCCTTAATGCAGTGTATGTGCGCCAAGGAGAAATAGCGGATCTCATAGAAAAAACATCTTCAGAAAAAAAACAAATGATTGGAAGATTATTAGGTATTGATTCTCTGGAAAAAGCTTGGAAAAATATGAAAATTTTATTAGATAAATATAATGAAAATAAATTAAGATTAGATGGTAAATTAGAATCTTTTAATGAATTAAAGGAAGAATTAAGCTCTAAAAAAGAACAAAAAACCAAATTTAACACCAAAATCAAGAAACTTAACCATGAAATAGAAGAAAAAATTATTGATTCCAATATGCTTAAAGAGAAGAAAGAAATCCTTGATAAAAGGTATTTCCAATATGAAAAAAGTACAACCCTTTTAAATTCCCAAAAACATTTCCTTTCACAACTTGAAAAAACAAAAAATGACTTAAATACACAATTAAACGAAATAGAAAATAAAGAAGAAGAAATTAATAAAATAAAACCAAAATTAAGTAAATTAAAAGTTTTACAGAGTTTACAAGAGAAGAATAAAGAATTAATCAATGTAAATAAAGAGAAAAACAAATTGATAAAAATTTTAGATGACATAGAAAAATTTAAAAAAATATTAAATGACAACGAACAATTTTACAATGATTATTCCCTTCTAAACAGTGCCATCCATGATTTACAGTATGCTAAGGAACAATTTGAGGGAAGCAGAGTACTCTTTCAACAATATTCAGCAAGAAAATCTGAAACCACAACAAAAATCAACCAATCCACTGAAAAGACAAAAAATATCCTCGAAAAATATAATTCAATATTAAATCAGAGTTTTAACTCCATTGAAGAATTTGAAACATATTTATCAAAGTTTAAACCCAAATTGGAGATAAAAATTCAAGAAACAACAGAGACTATCCAGAAAATGCAAAGAGAATTATCCAATATACAAGTAAAAAATCGAGAACTTAAAAAACCAATACTAGAGTTAAAAAAAGTAAAAAATCTTTGCCCCATCTGTAAATCAACTATAACTCCTGATAAAAGAAATGAATTAATAAATGATTATCAATCCGATATTGAAGTTAATCTTTTAAGATCAAACGAATTAAAGCAAAAATTAATAGAAATAAAAGCTGAAAAAGAAAACTTGGACGTGCAACATTCTAAAATTCAAAAAATAAATCTTGATGTTCTAAAAGAACACCAAAAATCTGTAGAAGAATATAATAAAGAGATGGAAAAAATTAATTCAAACCTTGAGGAACTTAAAGAAAATATAATTCTCCTAGAAGGTATTGAAAAAGACATTGAACATAAAAAATCCCAAATAGACTCAATAAAAGGAAATTACGAGATATATATAGGTGCAAAAGGCTCTATAGAATCTTTAGGAAATATTAAAAAACATTCATCAAATTTAGATGAACTAAACACATCTGTTAGAGACTTAAGAAAGGAAATAAGTGCCCTGATGGAACTTGCTGGAGATAGTGTGGAAAATCTCCCAGAAGAAATAGCATATCTTGAAGGAATGAATCAAAAATACCAGCGTTTGCTGGGGGAAGTCAGCCAGAAAGAGGCGTTACTTCAGAAAAATGATGAAAATCAAAATGACATCCAAAAAACCACCACAGAAATAAATAAATTGAACAAAAAAATTGAAGAGTTGAAATACAATAAAAAATCACATAAAAAGGTTGAAAATGAATGGAACTTGAAAAAAGAAGAATTAAATGATCTTAAAGGAAAAAAACAATCATTTTTAGGTCAGATAAAACAATTATCAGCTTCTGTGGAAGAGTTGGGAGGAAAGATTAGATCATATGAAAAATATGAAAAAGAGTTATTAAACCTTAAAGATTTTTTAAAGCTTTTAAGTCTGATTAGAGACATTTATGGCAAAGATGGTGCTCAGAAAGAATTGAGAAACATCTCCAGACCATTAATTGAAGAAAAAACTCGGGATTTATTTGAAAGATTTAATTTTGAATACAGTGACATAAAACTAGATGATGATTATGATGTAACTATTTACGGACCGACTGGTAAAAGCAGCCTAGATATGATAAGTGGTGGTGAAAAAATCGCAGTAGCACTTGCTTTAAGGTTAGGAATCACCCAAGTACTTTCTGGAGGGAGTTTGGAATTAATTATGTTGGATGAACCCACTATTCACCTTGATGCCTATCGTCGGCAGGAATTGATTGATTTACTCAAGAAAATGTCCATAATACCCCAAATGATAATTGTTACTCATGATACAGATCTGGAAGATGCTGCAGATAACATTCTAAGGATTGAAAAAGAAGAGGGTAATTCTTTTATAATTGAATCATGA
- a CDS encoding thermonuclease family protein, whose product MRFPYLVIIILILILGISGCAQKKLDQSDDSLYPLNNTNNSLEVPENSTTNNETVNNSKDSDRSNIEVRGKCYKVVDGDTIDVEGVGRVRFVGVNTPERGEPGYKSAKDFVKKRCLGKTVGLDIDDYKNRDKYHRTLAVVYVDGINLNQELLKKGYAEVMYIPPSEFNPYSWT is encoded by the coding sequence ATGCGTTTCCCATATTTAGTTATAATAATTTTAATCTTAATCCTTGGGATTTCTGGTTGTGCCCAAAAAAAGTTAGATCAGTCTGATGACTCACTATACCCCTTAAACAATACCAACAATTCCCTTGAAGTTCCTGAAAACTCAACAACAAATAATGAAACTGTTAACAATAGCAAAGATAGTGATCGTTCCAATATTGAGGTTCGTGGCAAATGTTACAAAGTGGTGGATGGAGACACTATAGACGTGGAAGGGGTTGGAAGAGTGCGTTTTGTTGGCGTGAACACACCAGAAAGGGGAGAACCTGGATATAAATCTGCTAAAGACTTTGTAAAAAAGAGATGTCTGGGTAAAACCGTTGGTTTGGACATTGATGATTATAAAAATAGAGATAAATACCATCGAACCTTAGCTGTGGTTTATGTGGATGGTATCAACTTGAACCAAGAACTCCTGAAGAAGGGTTATGCTGAGGTGATGTATATCCCACCATCCGAGTTTAATCCTTACAGTTGGACCTAA
- the galE gene encoding UDP-glucose 4-epimerase GalE, with protein sequence MILVTGGAGYIGSHANKELNLAEYETVVLDNMSYGHEDFLKWGEYENVDLGDLKLLRNVFSKYEIDAVMHFAAFTYVGESVEDPQKYYLNNLRNTLNLLQVMNEFEVKKLIFSSTCATYGNPQKIPITESHPQNPINPYGKGKFMVEKILEDYSTAYGLRYVSLRYFNAAGADPEGDVGERHNPETHLIPLILDAASGKREDIKIFGTDYPTADGTCIRDYIHVTDLAAAHIKSLKYLESGKMSEIFNLGNGNGFSVKEVIEEARKVTGRTIKATETERRPGDPPILVGSSEKAHKILKWQPKYGDLTQIIKTAWEWYKKDNKIGKKDL encoded by the coding sequence ATGATACTGGTAACTGGAGGGGCAGGATACATAGGTTCCCACGCCAATAAGGAACTAAACCTTGCGGAATATGAAACCGTGGTACTGGATAATATGAGCTACGGTCACGAAGATTTCTTAAAATGGGGAGAATATGAAAACGTAGATTTAGGTGATTTAAAATTATTAAGGAACGTTTTTTCAAAATACGAGATAGATGCAGTTATGCATTTTGCAGCATTCACCTACGTAGGGGAATCAGTGGAAGATCCCCAGAAATATTACCTCAACAACTTGCGAAACACACTTAACCTTCTCCAAGTCATGAATGAATTTGAAGTAAAGAAGTTGATCTTCTCTTCTACATGTGCTACTTATGGAAACCCACAAAAAATCCCGATCACCGAATCCCATCCTCAAAACCCTATAAATCCCTATGGTAAAGGGAAGTTTATGGTGGAAAAAATTTTAGAAGATTATAGCACTGCTTATGGTCTCCGATATGTTTCTCTACGTTATTTCAACGCTGCTGGGGCTGATCCCGAAGGTGATGTTGGAGAAAGACACAACCCAGAAACTCATTTGATACCCCTCATTTTAGATGCTGCATCTGGGAAAAGAGAAGATATAAAAATTTTCGGAACAGATTACCCAACTGCTGATGGCACTTGTATTAGAGATTATATACATGTGACCGATCTTGCTGCCGCCCATATAAAATCCCTTAAATATCTGGAAAGTGGCAAAATGAGTGAAATTTTCAATTTAGGAAATGGTAATGGATTTTCAGTTAAAGAAGTAATAGAAGAAGCCAGAAAAGTCACAGGTAGAACGATCAAAGCCACTGAAACAGAAAGACGGCCTGGTGATCCGCCCATCCTAGTTGGAAGTTCAGAAAAAGCACATAAAATCCTGAAATGGCAGCCAAAATATGGTGACTTAACTCAAATCATCAAAACTGCATGGGAATGGTATAAAAAAGATAACAAAATAGGGAAAAAGGATTTATAA
- the galU gene encoding UTP--glucose-1-phosphate uridylyltransferase GalU codes for MKAVIPAAGLGTRFLPATKAQPKEMLPVYNKPTIQYVVEEAVASGIDDILIITGKGKRSIEDHFDRSFELEYSLRNCGKMDYLVEVEAISEMADIYYVRQKQQKGLGDAILCAEKHVDGQPFAVLLGDTITQSSTPCTKQLLDVHEKYDASAIAIERVPHDKIERYGIIEGQQVEDAVYKIEDMVEKPRPEDAPSDLAITGRYVLDSEIFDHLENIPPGVGGEIQLTDAMRRLGKVYGYVFDGKMYDIGNNVEWLKSSLEIALQDPEVNDELKEYLKNILK; via the coding sequence ATGAAAGCTGTTATACCTGCTGCAGGCCTCGGAACCCGATTTTTACCTGCCACCAAAGCTCAGCCAAAAGAAATGTTACCGGTTTATAACAAACCAACCATTCAATACGTGGTTGAAGAGGCAGTTGCCTCAGGAATCGATGATATATTGATTATAACTGGTAAGGGAAAACGATCAATTGAAGATCATTTTGACCGTTCTTTTGAACTGGAGTATTCCCTCCGTAACTGTGGAAAAATGGATTACTTGGTAGAAGTAGAAGCTATATCTGAAATGGCAGATATTTATTACGTTAGACAGAAGCAACAGAAAGGACTGGGAGATGCTATACTCTGTGCCGAAAAACACGTCGACGGACAACCATTTGCCGTGCTTTTAGGAGATACAATTACTCAGTCTTCAACTCCTTGCACCAAACAACTCTTGGATGTTCATGAAAAATATGATGCATCCGCTATTGCAATAGAAAGGGTTCCACATGATAAAATTGAACGTTATGGAATTATTGAGGGGCAACAAGTTGAAGATGCTGTTTACAAAATTGAGGACATGGTGGAAAAACCCCGGCCAGAGGATGCACCATCTGATTTGGCCATTACCGGACGTTACGTTCTGGATTCTGAGATATTTGACCATCTTGAAAATATCCCTCCAGGTGTTGGTGGGGAAATACAACTCACCGATGCTATGCGGCGTTTAGGCAAGGTATACGGTTATGTATTCGACGGCAAAATGTATGACATAGGAAACAATGTAGAATGGCTTAAAAGCTCTCTTGAGATAGCTTTACAAGACCCTGAGGTTAATGACGAGCTAAAAGAGTATTTAAAGAATATTCTTAAATAA
- a CDS encoding DNA repair exonuclease: MQFAHLADTHMGYRQYGLVERENDFFQVFEQAIDEIINERPDFVIHSGDLFEYSRPPTRALLTAQKGILRLKEANIPIYAIAGNHDVVMRKNALPPQTLYKNFGLKLISPKKPFYIEKNVFIGGAPYASKYHSKQLIERLENITKSSLNYKKRILVLHQGIDRYIPYEYEIKIGDVPQSFNYCAFGHIHERVIDDFGEGKLAYPGSTEIWRSNELEGYKKKGKGFYLVDLSTEMPEIENIDLELPRKFIKEIIPYIKLQEELFRINQYIHTLDKKPILMVTVEGGNFSRSEVYETLNRSLSDLCLAIRSNYKPTTMNGEDHIFEKSNEVLDIKRVIEYNLKDFDNTKINELAIGLLKELSDGDLKTAENRAQNFYEELYDH, from the coding sequence ATGCAGTTTGCCCATTTAGCAGACACTCATATGGGTTATCGTCAGTATGGACTTGTTGAACGGGAAAATGATTTTTTTCAAGTATTTGAACAAGCCATTGATGAGATTATTAATGAAAGACCAGATTTTGTTATTCACTCCGGAGATCTATTTGAATACTCAAGACCGCCCACCCGAGCATTATTAACAGCACAAAAAGGTATTCTAAGATTAAAAGAGGCAAACATTCCGATTTATGCCATAGCCGGGAATCATGATGTTGTCATGCGTAAAAATGCTCTTCCCCCCCAAACTTTATATAAAAATTTTGGTTTGAAACTTATAAGTCCAAAAAAACCTTTTTACATAGAAAAAAATGTTTTTATAGGCGGAGCACCCTATGCATCTAAATATCATTCGAAACAATTAATTGAAAGACTTGAAAACATAACAAAATCATCACTGAACTATAAAAAAAGAATTTTAGTTCTTCATCAAGGTATTGACCGTTATATCCCTTATGAATATGAAATTAAAATTGGTGACGTTCCTCAAAGTTTTAATTACTGTGCTTTTGGCCATATTCATGAGAGAGTGATCGACGATTTTGGAGAGGGAAAACTAGCATACCCGGGTTCCACAGAAATTTGGCGTTCAAATGAACTTGAAGGATATAAAAAGAAAGGTAAAGGATTTTATTTAGTTGATCTTAGTACTGAAATGCCTGAAATTGAAAATATTGACCTTGAACTTCCCAGAAAATTCATAAAAGAAATAATACCTTACATTAAACTCCAAGAAGAGTTATTTCGAATTAATCAATATATTCATACCCTTGATAAGAAACCAATACTCATGGTAACAGTGGAAGGAGGAAATTTCAGTCGTTCTGAGGTTTATGAAACCTTAAATCGTTCTTTATCAGATTTGTGCCTTGCAATAAGATCTAATTACAAACCAACTACAATGAACGGTGAAGATCATATTTTTGAGAAATCAAATGAAGTATTGGATATTAAACGTGTGATTGAATACAATCTAAAGGATTTTGACAATACAAAAATTAATGAACTTGCAATAGGTCTTTTGAAAGAACTTTCCGATGGTGATCTTAAAACTGCCGAAAATAGGGCTCAAAACTTTTATGAGGAGTTATATGATCATTGA
- a CDS encoding ATP-binding protein: MSKVIGRCVGETSLVSVSFISKEMPRVGEYVSLKYDGKNVLGMIESLVRGSVSINDQIYDPLTIEKIKAIEGDDHYVKGTVKILGDIDDELRIPRTPVPPGTEIMVADSKILKKIFNVGKYGLKLGNLITQEDVTVEVDINKMVSRHLAVLAMTGAGKSNTVSVIVDGLLNVNGSVLIFDMHSEYVNTDFGKDRVKVLKPQINPLYLSFSEIKKLSNIPSNAYVQERYFLKAFKLARKSIIQGSTMGKNFIAVIQSKLEGWLKEAEDPESKSPYSSDKKSIADILNKLDHMQDKYGNILSLEAKDAIDNLEVGKANILDLGSVDEFASDVVVSHILRNVLRSRKEFLRSGDGLEFPIFLVLEEAHILAPQNRKTESKIWISRIAREGRKFSVGLCLVSQSPKSLDSDALSQANNMIILRLVEPTDQNHVQRASESLSDDLITQLPSLNIGEAILLGLMTRIPTLVRINEFKGKISGGDLNIVDEWSKSHENYIKTLDQQKKEYEDLGGDY; this comes from the coding sequence ATGAGTAAAGTAATTGGAAGATGTGTTGGCGAAACATCCTTGGTTAGCGTCAGTTTCATCTCAAAAGAAATGCCTAGAGTTGGAGAATATGTTTCCCTGAAATATGATGGAAAAAATGTTTTGGGAATGATCGAATCTCTGGTAAGGGGTAGTGTTTCCATTAATGATCAAATATACGACCCACTTACAATTGAAAAAATCAAAGCAATTGAAGGTGATGACCATTACGTTAAAGGGACTGTTAAGATATTGGGTGATATCGACGACGAACTTCGTATTCCACGAACACCAGTGCCTCCAGGGACCGAGATAATGGTTGCTGATTCAAAGATATTGAAGAAAATATTCAATGTAGGCAAGTATGGTTTGAAGCTTGGGAATCTCATAACTCAAGAGGATGTTACTGTAGAAGTTGATATAAACAAAATGGTGTCAAGACACTTGGCAGTTCTGGCTATGACTGGTGCAGGTAAATCAAATACCGTTTCGGTTATTGTAGATGGCCTTTTAAATGTTAATGGTAGTGTTTTGATATTTGACATGCACTCGGAATATGTTAACACCGATTTCGGGAAAGATAGGGTCAAAGTTCTGAAACCACAAATCAACCCCCTTTACTTGTCATTTTCTGAAATCAAAAAATTATCAAACATCCCTTCCAATGCCTATGTTCAGGAAAGATATTTCCTAAAAGCATTTAAATTGGCACGTAAAAGTATTATTCAAGGTTCTACGATGGGTAAAAACTTTATTGCAGTGATACAGAGTAAATTAGAAGGTTGGTTAAAAGAAGCAGAAGATCCCGAATCTAAGTCCCCTTATTCTTCAGATAAAAAATCTATTGCAGATATTTTAAACAAGTTGGACCATATGCAGGATAAATACGGGAATATATTAAGTTTAGAAGCAAAAGATGCCATTGATAATCTTGAAGTTGGAAAAGCAAATATTCTAGATTTGGGTTCTGTGGATGAATTTGCATCTGATGTTGTTGTTAGTCACATTCTTCGGAATGTTTTACGCAGCAGAAAAGAGTTTTTGAGAAGTGGTGATGGGCTTGAATTTCCAATTTTTTTGGTACTAGAAGAAGCACATATTCTCGCACCCCAAAACAGGAAAACTGAGTCAAAAATATGGATTAGTAGAATAGCCCGAGAGGGACGGAAGTTTTCAGTAGGCTTATGTTTGGTTAGTCAAAGTCCCAAATCATTAGACTCTGATGCCCTTTCACAAGCAAACAATATGATAATTCTACGTCTAGTGGAGCCAACAGACCAAAATCATGTTCAACGTGCCAGTGAAAGCTTAAGTGATGATTTGATCACACAATTACCTTCTCTGAATATAGGTGAAGCCATTTTATTGGGTTTAATGACCAGAATACCCACCCTAGTTAGAATCAATGAATTTAAGGGCAAAATTTCTGGAGGAGACCTTAATATTGTTGATGAATGGTCAAAATCGCATGAAAACTATATCAAAACCTTAGACCAACAAAAAAAGGAGTATGAAGACCTTGGAGGAGATTATTAA
- a CDS encoding dTDP-4-dehydrorhamnose 3,5-epimerase, with protein sequence MIDGVKLKKLKVIPDERGWLMEILRCDDDIFQKFGQVYMTTAYPGVVKAWHLHKKQTDNFTCIRGLMKVALYDSREDSPTYGEINEFFIGEKNPMLISVPPYVYHGFKAVGDETAYFVSVPTLPFNYDEPDEFRLEPDTDEIPYDWILDKSKKHG encoded by the coding sequence ATGATAGACGGCGTGAAACTAAAGAAACTTAAAGTCATCCCTGATGAGAGAGGATGGTTAATGGAAATTTTAAGGTGCGACGATGATATATTTCAGAAATTTGGCCAAGTTTACATGACCACAGCGTATCCGGGAGTAGTGAAAGCATGGCATCTGCATAAGAAGCAGACTGATAATTTTACATGCATCCGTGGTCTGATGAAGGTAGCCTTATATGATAGTAGGGAGGATTCTCCTACTTATGGGGAAATCAACGAGTTTTTCATTGGAGAAAAAAACCCAATGTTAATCAGTGTCCCCCCATATGTTTATCATGGTTTTAAAGCAGTTGGTGACGAAACTGCCTACTTTGTAAGTGTACCCACATTACCATTTAACTATGATGAGCCTGATGAGTTCCGTCTTGAACCAGATACTGATGAAATTCCATATGACTGGATACTGGATAAAAGTAAAAAACACGGATAG
- a CDS encoding DNA double-strand break repair nuclease NurA: MLDSLYEKALKKRKLVKHKLDQMGYFEVDASHDWVKYHIGESSLNTNIAAGDGSINKRKFLPFIFYAIGAECILNTDNGLKRIESSEIDIIAHHKYVEDRLRSYMGIFEIKNALRMFDKHEVDLFLFDGSILGNLIRPFPIEKEVKEQVKENIRGKYLTLLEEELKNSNVEITSTKFYEKISNEFEDSTEAMIYLENLENILVISKLMKENRKIVAISKTSSSTEYFNSKIPDMAIFDMCSKKQGYSKPRYSDVSKVKRDFPVKNNFLKSLEFTIFYARLEDHKNILKFELPYHATEEDIKKLLKQVKKISAEGYPLLLKKAHNDVVIRKNDLENLSNIIGFQEKSGREMLNE, encoded by the coding sequence ATGCTTGATTCACTTTATGAAAAGGCTTTAAAAAAGAGAAAACTTGTAAAACATAAATTAGACCAAATGGGATATTTCGAAGTAGACGCTTCCCATGATTGGGTTAAATATCACATAGGGGAAAGCTCTTTAAATACCAATATCGCTGCTGGTGATGGTAGTATAAATAAACGCAAGTTTTTGCCATTTATATTCTATGCCATAGGCGCAGAATGCATATTGAACACAGATAATGGCCTTAAACGGATTGAAAGTTCTGAAATTGATATTATAGCCCATCACAAATACGTGGAAGATCGTTTGAGAAGTTATATGGGTATATTTGAAATAAAAAATGCCCTGAGAATGTTTGATAAACACGAAGTTGACTTATTCCTATTCGATGGATCAATCTTAGGGAACCTTATACGACCGTTCCCCATTGAAAAAGAAGTTAAAGAACAAGTTAAAGAAAACATAAGAGGAAAATATTTAACCCTCCTTGAAGAAGAATTAAAGAATTCTAATGTGGAAATAACATCTACTAAATTTTATGAAAAAATTTCCAATGAATTTGAGGACAGCACTGAAGCAATGATATACTTGGAAAACTTAGAAAATATCTTGGTTATCAGCAAATTGATGAAAGAAAATAGGAAAATAGTGGCTATCTCCAAAACATCTTCCAGTACGGAATATTTTAATTCAAAAATACCAGACATGGCTATATTTGATATGTGCAGTAAAAAACAAGGATATTCCAAACCCCGATATTCTGATGTTTCAAAGGTTAAAAGAGATTTTCCTGTTAAAAATAACTTTCTTAAGAGTTTAGAATTTACTATTTTTTACGCTAGATTAGAAGATCATAAAAACATTTTGAAGTTTGAATTACCGTATCATGCAACAGAGGAAGATATAAAAAAACTGTTGAAACAGGTCAAGAAGATCAGTGCAGAAGGATATCCCTTACTATTAAAAAAGGCCCATAATGATGTTGTTATACGTAAAAATGATCTGGAAAACCTTTCTAATATAATTGGATTTCAAGAGAAGAGTGGGAGGGAAATGTTAAATGAGTAA